The genomic DNA AACCCAAACGCTCGTGCGATGCTCGGCGGGCTGACGAAGCGGAGTGATGCCGACGATGCCTGGGCTAGAGAGGGTGCTCCAGTGACGACGCCTCGTGAGAGCTCCGAGTGGTCGAGCGTCACTGCTGCTGACGGCTTCGCCGCCCACGAAGCCGTACAGCGCCACGCGCTCGCGGACCACGCGAAGGCATCCGACTGGGATAGGGTGTTGCGTGAGCTCGACGCGCGCCCCGACCTCGTGAACTCGTGGCGCCCAGGCGGGCAGGCGTGGTTCACGCCGCTCCATCACGCCGCCCGCGCCGGCGCGCCGCTCGACGTGGTCGGGCGACTGATGGCCCTCGGCGCGTGGCGAACGCTGCGGACTCGGACTGGGGAGCGACCACTGGAGATCGCTTTACGTCACCACCACGCGCACCTCGTTGGGCCGCTCGAGCCAACCTTGATCCGCGCAGTGCCTGCTGACGCGCTCGCGACGTTGGAGGCACACTTCCACGCAATCATCCGCGAGCGCGCCGCCGACCTCGTGGAACAGCAGGCCTTGCGCTTGCCCGCGCTCGACGTCTTGCTCGAGCTCGCCGAGCCGCGAATGTGGTGTCCAGTCCCCGGCATGTACGGGGGCTTCAGCTTCTGGCTGGAGCGCTGCGGCAGCGACCCAGTGATGATCACGGAGAGCTGGTCTCGGGTGGTGGATGGCTCGGGCCAGCGGCACGAGGTTACGCGCGCCGGCGTTCGCGTGATCGCCGAGGGCTTCGTGTAGGTCGCTTGTATCCTCGGGACCGGGGCCATCGCCGAAGTATCGAGACTCGTGGCAGTTCCCGGTGCCCGCCGCCGCGCTCGCGGGATCCGTGCGACACTCGCCGGTGCCGGGAGCGGGCCGGCACGTGGCTGAGCCCGTAGTTCCGTTCTTATCCAACGAATCGGGAGGACTTTGATGCGTAAGCTCACTGGCGCTGCGGCGCTGTTCAGCGTTCTTGGGATCCTGTCTTGTTCGGCTGCCGATGACCCGACCCCCGACGGTCTGGGTGAGTCCACCGGAGAAACCACGGAGCTTCTGACCGGGCCGTGCAGCGCTGCGAGTGTGGGACAACCGTGCGACCCTGATGGTGCCGCCGGCCCGCTGCTCGAGTGCGGGGGCATCTGTCTGGCCAACACCAGCGGCCTTCCAGCTTGTGTTGCGTTGACGACCGTCGGGCTGAAGACGCTCGACGGGGCCGCGTGCGGCACGTTCTCCGGAATAGGCAGCGGGCCCTGCGCCAACTCGTGCCTCAACGGTGCATGCATCGCGGTGGCTGCAAAAGCGGGCGCTGCCTGTCGGCCCGGTAACTCCATCAACACGAACACTTGCAGCGGACAGTGCAATGGTTCCGGGACCTGCACTGCGGTTGTCAATGCCTGTGCCTACGGCCGATCCGGTTGCAAGGTCAACACCTGCATCGTCACCTCGAATGGAGCGGGTTGCCAGGCTGTCAACCTGCTGAACACCACCACTTGCTCTGACGGCAATGCGTGCACGCTCACCGACACCTGCGACGGAGCCGGCACCTGCACGTCGGCCACCAAGAAGAGCTGCGACGACAGCAACGTGTGCACGACCGACACGTGCAACCCGAACACTGGCGCTTGCCTCGGACAGCCCAACACCAACCCGTGTGACGACAAGAACGCCTGCACCACCGGGGACACCTGCGCGAGCGGCGCCTGCCAGCCGGGCAAGACCCCGACGGATTGCGACGACAAGAACGCTTGCACAGCCGACAGCTGTAACCCCGCGACCGGCTGCGCTCACGTCGCCAAGAGCTGTAACGACAACAATGCTTGTACGACGGATGGATGCAATCCGGCCACCGGGGCGTGCACGAACACGGCAGTGAGCTGCGACGACAACGATCCTTGTACTACCGACGCCTGCGGCGCGACGACGGGCTGCACCCATACACCCATCACCGGTTGCGGGGATGCCGGGAGCGGCGGCAGCGGCGGCGCGACGGGTGGCACGGGCGGCGCAACCGGCGGCAGCGGCGGCGCAACCGGTGGCAGCGGCGGCGCGACGGGCGGCACGGGCGGCGCAACCGGCGGCAGCGGCGGCAGTGCAACCGGTGGTGCGGCGGGCAGCGGCGGCAGCGCAACCGGTGGTGCGGCAGGCAGCGGCGGCAGTGCAACCGGCGGAGCCGCAGGCAGCGCGTCCGGCGGTGCAGCGGGCAGCGCAACCGGCGGCGCTGCGGGTAGTGCCAGCGGCGGCGCGGCCGGCAGTGCGGCGGGCGGAGCGGCAGGCAGCTCGACGGGCGGCAGCTCGACGGGCGGCAGCTCGACCGGTGGCAAGGACGGCGGTGTCGGCGGTGGTAAGGACGGCGGCACCGGCAACTCCAGTGACGACAGCGGGGGTTGCGGGTGTCGTGTTCCGACCCAGAGCGCCCCGTCCTCGAGCTGGTGGCTGCTCGCAGGACTCGGCGCGCTCTTCGCGCGTCGCCGCCGGGGTTAGAGAAATTTGCCCGGAGCTTCGTGTGGAGCTCCGGGCATTCTCTCCGCCTTGCGTGTCCAGGCCGAGGGTGTGGTCTTCGATTACAACCGCTTGGCGATCAACTCGCCCGCGCGGGTCGCGAGCGCCATGATGGTCAGCTGAGGATTCACCGCGAGCGACGTCGGCACCACACTGCCATCGACGATGTAGAGCCCAGGAACGTCGTGGGTCTCGTAGGACGTGTCGACCACGCTCGAGGACGCACTCTTGCCCATGCGGCAGCTGCCGAGGGGATGAAAGCCGACCATGGTCATGTCGTGGCCCGCGGGCGTGGCTCGCTCGAGGCGCTCGATGTCTGCGTCGGACGAGAGCTGGTCATGGCCGTGGATTTCCGTGTAACAGGTCGTAGCGCCCGCGGCGCGGAAGATCCTGGCGATAGCCGCGCTGCCCTTGGCCAACAAACGCCGCTCGTGCTTGCCGAGGTGATACAGCGTCACGGGTCGTTTTCCCGGTCCGAGCGTGACACGGCCGTTGGGGCCGTCCTCGACCATCACGCCGAAGGACGCCACGTTTTCGTACTTCTCCATCAGGTCCACGTAGCGTCTTCCAACGAACGGGAACAACGTCGAGCCCATGTCGAGCGGCGCACTCGCGCCGAGCATCAGGATGCCTTCGCGATGGAACTGATCCACGCCGTGTCCCTGCGGCACGTGGTTGTAACCGCGGATCGGTCGGTCGAAGAGCGCGGTGACACTCGTTGCCGGGTGCACCGACAGGTTTCTGCCCACTTGGCCGCTGTGATTGGCGAGCCCGTTCTTCAGCAGTAACACCGGCGTCAGCAGCGCACCGCAGGCGAGGATGACCGCCCGAGCGCGCACGTCGACTCGGCGTCCATCTGGGAGCGCCCGGCCCCTCACTCCCACGGCACGCCCTCGCTCCATCAGCACCTCGGTGACCTTGAGCCCGGTCACGAGCTGCGCGCCACGCTTCAGCGCGAGCGGCACGTACGACACGTTCATGCTTCGCTTGGCGTCCGTCGGGCAGCCCCACTGACACACCCCCTGGCCATCGCAGTCCGGTGCGTTGCGGCGGACCGGAAAGTGACTCCAGCCGAGTTTGTCGCAGCCCTCGCCGATCACGTCGCTGACCGGGCCGCGCGCCGACTTGCTCGACGCACCAACCTCGAGTGTGCGCTCGACCTTCTCGTAGTACGGCGCCAGGTGCTCCGCGGTCAGCTCGAGCAAACCCAGATCTTTGCGCCAGTTCTCCAGGATCCAGTCCGGAACTCGGAAACAGGTCCCGGAGTTGATGGTGGTCGATCCGCCGACTGATTTGCCCAGAGGAACTGGGATCACGGCGTTGCCGATCACGCCGGTCAACCCGGCGTCTCGATACAGCTGCTGCGTAGCGGGCATCGAGCGGCGCGTGAAGTCTTGCCGCTGATGGTAGTCGCCCTCTTCGACCAACAGCACCGCGACGCCTTGTTCGGCGAGCTCCTTCGCCACCACCGCGCCGCCGGCCCCGGTGCCGACGACCACGACATCACACTCGAGCGTCTCGCCGGGCGGAAGATCGCGCGCGGCGGTCACTTGCTGCATCCACGTAGGGGGTCTCTCCGCCGCAACCGGCTTCTCCCAGACACACCCCAGGCTCTGGTGCACCCCCAGATCGTCGAAGTAGGCGATCTTGACCGGATAGGTGAGGGCGAGGAACAACGCGCGTCGCACCGGATCTCCACCCGAGTGGAGCGACCAGATCAGCGCACCGCGCCGCTCCGGGTCGAGCGCGGAGAAACGTCGTCCATGTCTCGCCATGGCGAAGCCGTCGAGCAGGCCGAGCAACTTCGTGTAGTGGCGCAGCGAACGGCCGTCGAAGGAACCAAGCATGCGCGCGAGGCGATCGGCCGCGGCGGCGTCTCCCTTCGGCAGCGTGGGCCCCCCGGGGATGACGGCCTCCATCAGAGCACGCGCGGTCTCGGCGTGACGCACCCCGAACGCGTCGCGAGCGATGACTCCCGCCGTGGTCGTCGGCTCCGGCTGGCGTCTCGGGCGGGTCGAGGTCTCTTGCACCAGTGGTAGTGAGAGCGTCATGTCTCGGCCTCGGCTGCTCGCAGCAGTGGAGTCGAACGACCGCGGCGGAACGTGCCCAAAAAGGGCAGCAGGTCTTGCTTCAGGTCGAAGTAGAGCAGTGCGGTGCCGACGAGCTGGCCGTCCGCGGCGAGCACTTGCCCCGGCAGCGTGCTCATGGCCCGGAAGATTCGGGTCAAACTCAGGGTCTTTTCCCCGACGAAACGGTAGCGCTGGCCATCGTCACCGCAGAAGGTGAGGTCGTAGCCGATGCGCCGCGAGAGCGGTTGGATTTCCAGGCGGCCGGTCGCGGGCATCTCGTCTGCGAGCCCTTCAGCATGCATCTTTCCCGTCAGCTCGAGCACGCCGTGGCGCAGGTATTCGACGGCGTCGGTGGCGTCCGCCTCGGCTCGAAACCACATCGTCTTTCTGCCGCTGCCGTCGAGCGGGGTCCAGGTTCCGCGCATCGTCTCGGTGAATCCATAAAGCAGTACAGGCATGTCACACCTCCCTCGTTTCAAGCGTTGCGTCGTGCTGCTTCGAGCAGCGCCTTGCCATTCTTCTTCAGGTAGTCCCCGGCAGTTCTCTCCGCCGCTTCGCCGTCTTTGGACTCGATCGCCGCGAGCACTGCCTCCAGCGCGCGGCTCACTGCGACGCGATCCGTGAAGGCCTCCCGGAAGACATGCGCGCGGCCGAGGTAGACCGCGAACATCGAGCCCGCCAGGGTGACGAAGATCTGGTTCTTGGTTGCGCGCATGATCTGACGAAAGAAGACCAGCTCTAGCCGCTGCACCTCGTCGGGCTCGTCGCCGACTTCGGCGAGCTCTCGCAGCACTTCGCCGAGGTGTTTCACATCGGCGTCCGCCCGGCGCTCGGCCGCGAGCCGAGTCAAGAACGCTCCGAGCAACGTACGCGCCTCGATCAGATCCGCGAGCACGGTCGTGTCGATGCCCGATGCTCGAAACACCAGGTACGAGAGCAGACGAGCGCCCGCGGTCTCCGTTGGATCGAGGACCACCGAGCCGATGCCGTGACGGGTCGTGATGAACCCGAGCTGCTCGAGGCGCTGGAGCGCGTGCTTCAGGCTGGTGCGGTTGACCTGGAGTGATTTGGCTAGGTCACGTTCGGGGGGCAGCGTGGCGCCTCGTCCGTAGCGCCCAGCCAGGATTGCCTCACCCAGGCGCGCTGTCAGGCGGTCCACCAGGCTCTGTCGTTCGAGAGGCTCGACCTCGTTTTCGGTGTTTTCCGCTGACATTTGCTCGGCCAGTGAGTGAGTGGCTCAGCCACTGTGCCTCGGCGAGGCTCTGCTGTCAACCGACGTATGCTGCGCGCGGATGGCGTCCACGGATCCCGGCCTGCCCGGCGCTGAAAGCCTCGCCCGTGGGCGGCGGTTTGCCGTTCTCGTGGTCGCCCTCGGCGGCGCCATCCTGGCCGGGGCCCTCTCCCACCGCTGGTTCGTCGAGTACCACGACAACGTCGTCGACGACGCGCTCATCTCCATGGTCTACGCCCGCCGGCTGGCAACCGGGGATGGGTTGGTGTTCAACCCGGGCGAACAGGTCGAGGGTTACACGAACTTCCTCTGGACGGTCACGCTGGCGCCCGTCTACTGGCTGTCGCGGCTGTTCCGCGGTGACTTCGTTGAGTGGTGCGTCGGCACCAGCATCTTCGTGTCGATGCTCGACATCCTGCTCGTGGCCTTTATCGGGCGGCGTCTCTGGGGTGATCGCGTGCTGCCCATTATTGCGGCCGTTGGTCTGTGTGTGCTCGACAACTCGTACACCGTGTGGGCGATGATGGCCCTCGAGAGCCACTACGTCGCGCTCTGGGTGCTCGCGACACTGGCGGTCTGGGGCTCACAAACTCGGCACCGCGCGGTCCTGACCGGCGTGTGCCTCGCGGCGGTGCCAATGGCGCGCCCGGACGGGGCGCTGTTCGTCGTGGCCTTCGCCGTCAGCGAGGGGCTGCATGCGCTCGCGCCTTTGCTGCGACGCGAACGCGAGCTAGCCAAGCGTCGACTGCTGTCGTTGTCCGCCGTTGGCGCCGTCGCGGCGGTGGTGTTCGGCAGCTACTTCGCCTGGAAGTGGCGCTACTACGGCTGGCCCTTCCCCAACACCTACTATCTGAAAGTCGGCAGTTCGTCGTTCGACGGGTTCGCTCGAGGTACGGTCTACGTGAAGGCATTCTTGGAGGAGCGCGGCGACCTGCCGCTGGTTGCGCTCCTGGCGCTGCCGTTCATCGGCAACCCGACCGTTCGAACCCTGGCAATCTGGGTGCCGATCCACGCTTATTACGTGGCAAAGGCTGGAGGTGACTTCTACTCGGGCCATCGCTTCCTGGTGCAGCTGATCCCGGCCTTGGGGCTGTTGATCGGTCACGCGACGTTCGGCATCGGTGATTTCTTCCGGCGGCCGCGCGTGGCGTTCTGGCTCGGTCGAGCCCGGGCGCAGCTGGCGCTCGGGTGTCTGCTGGCCATCTACGTCTCCGGTGGGCTCGGTCAGCTGTGGCTCTTGGGCATGAAGCTGGGGCCGCTGGCGCTCGAGATCCGAACCTGGCGCCACAAGGTGGACGAGCAGCGGCGTTACATGGTCTGGCTCGGCGAGCACAGCAAACCGGACGAGTACATCTCCGTTGGTGACATCGGTTCGGCCGGGCTCTACGCAAACCTCCGTGTCATCGACTACTACGGTGTGATTGACGCCGTGGTCGCGCACAAGGACGTGCCGAGGCTCGGTCGCGGCAAGGCCGGCCACGAGAAGACCGCCGACGTGGACTACGTGCTCAGTCGTCGCCCCAAGTACATCAAGTGGGGATACCTGCCGGGTGAGTTCTGGAACGAAGGATACTATTTCGACACGTCGATTCCGATGGACGTCGGCATGCCCGGGCTGTGGGTCCGGGATGACCTCCGCGGCCGCGGTCGCTTCGATGAAGCGCGCTCCTTTCGTTTTGGCAGCGCGCCGTATCCGGAGTGGACGGCGACCGGAAATGCCTTCGAGACGTGGCCCGTGGCGCGTCCCGCGCCGGGACAGATGGCGGTCACCTATGCGCAGGGTGCGTTCCTGTCATCGTTTCACGCGACGCTGGGTGATCGTGCGACGGGAACCCTTCGCAGTGCTCCCTTCGAGCTCACCGGTGATCGCATGACGTTGCTCGTGGCCGGCGGTCACGACCCGGATTTGCTCCGCGTCAGCCTGCTCGTGGACAACGAACGTCGGTTCTCCGAGACCGGCGCACGAGCGGAGACGTTTGGACATCGAGAGTGGGACATCTCCCCCTTCAAAGGCAAGCGAGCGCAGCTCGAGTTCGTCGACGAGGTGACGGGATCGTGGGGTCACATCCTGGTCGACGAGTTGTTGCAGTGGATCGACGACGGGAAGTAGCGCTCGGCTCCGCCGTGGCCGAGCCGGGAGACACGCGCCGAGGAGCCACTTGCTGCAGGGGCCGAACGCTGCGCCGCTCGGCGTGCGCCAGGGTCAGAAGGTCGCTCCCAAGAGTTGCAGGCCAGGCGCCATGACCCGAGCTCCAGGGTCTTGTCAGCGTCGAGAATCCCGCACTGGTGGCCGTCCGGATCCAACCCGGACGCTGCGGCTCGACGAACGGGGCCGTCTCGGGCGAGTCCTTGCTCAGCCTCACCACTTCGAGCGGAGCGTGCGCTCCAACGCGAAGTAGGACAAACTGCCAAGCGTCGTGCTGAATCCCTGGACTCGAATTCCGCTGTGGCTCTGCGCGCTGTTCCTTGCGCCGAGCTGTGCGCCCTCCACCAGTGAGTCCGCTTGCACCCCCGGAAAATCGGAGGCGTGCGCCTGCCCGAATGGTCAAAAAGGAGCCCAGCTGTGCGACGGCGACGGCCAGTCCTTCGGCCCCTGCACCTGTGACGCTGCCGGTGGGAGTGCGGGCGTGGGCGGCGTCGGCGGGAGTGCGGCGTCCGGTGGCGTCAGCGGCGTCGGCGGTGACGGCGGGAGTAGCGCGGTCGGCGGTGGCGGGGCCAGTGGTGGCGGTGGGCCCTTCAGCTTGTCCGACTCGCTCAAGGACGGGCAGCCCAAGGGTAACGTAGTGGGCGGGGCACTGGGCCCGAGCGGTTGGACGGTCACCGGCAAGACCGATCGCATCTGGTATGCGCTGCCGCGGCTCGTCGAGGGGGCCATCGAATTCACGGTCTCCGGAGTCACAACCGCGAATCTCGATCTGGCGGACCATGAGATCTTCGCGATGTACGACGCCGGGTACGGGATCGCTGAACCCATCAAGTACAACCCGGACTTTCGTGACAATCACTACAAACAGCTGATCCGCATCTACGGTCAGCAAGTCCCGGATCGACTGGGGTCGCAGAAGTACGTGATGCTCATGTGTCCTGACGGTGCCCCGGGCTACGGCGCGTGTCAGTGCTCGAAGAGCTACTACGACGGCGACGGCACGTGGGGTGGCAACGCGACCTGGGACGGGTCGGCGACCAAGATCAAGGTGGTGTGGGGCAAGGGCAAGGCGACCTACACTCGGGACGGCGTCGAGGTCTGGACCAACGATTACTCCAAGACCAGTCTCGACTTCGGCCCGTCCGAACTGCATTTCACGTTGGGCTGTCCCCGCCACGACGCCGTTGCGGATGCCGGGATGCCGATTGGTGCAATTTTCAGCGACGTGGTGGTTCTGGGCGTGGAAGGGGCCGCGGCGACCTGCAACTAGCGGCCGCCCGGGCTCTTCGCCGCCCTGGCGGGTAACAGAACTGAATGGGTGATCCGGGTGGACCTGAATCTCCTTGCTCACTGTCTCGAGACCCGGCGCTTGGCGCTCCGTCGTTTCGAGCTCTGCGATGCCCCGGCGCTGCTCGAGCTCATCGAGACGAACCGGCAGCACCTGGAGCGTTGGCTCAGATGGCCCGTTCCGTTGACGACCCGGGCGGCGGTCGAGGCCTGGCTCCAGCGGCTCCAGGGGCCAGCCAAGAACTTGCCGCTCGGGATGGCAGTCACACTTTCGGCGACCGGAGAGCTGATCGGTGCGGCGGGTCTGCGTCTGGATCGCGAGCAGCCGGACTCGATGTTGGAGCTCTCCTACTTCTTGTCCGAGTCAGCGCTCGGGCACGGGTACGTGTCCGAGGCCGTGGAGTGTTTGACGCGCCATGCACTCGAGGATCTCGCGGCCGAAGATGTGCAGATCCGCGTGGACCCGTTGAACGAGCGGAGTGTGGCGGTGTGCCTGCGTTGTGGGTACTCACTGCGCTCGACGCTGGCCGCGGATGCTTCCGGCCGCGAGCAGGCCGTGTACGGATTTCGCTAGCTCTGCCTGCCTCGGCGGCGGACTCAGCGCGAAACTTGGCCGCCGCTCGGGCGCGGTGAGATGTGGGACGACGAGCGTGCAGTTCGTACCCGTCGATAGCGAATTCTGGTTGGCGCAAGCCATCGCTCTCGTGTGCGGCGGGTTGGTGGGTCTGGAGCGGCAACTCAAGGGCAAACCCGCCGGCATGCGTACGAGCATGCTGATTTGCGCCGGCACCTGCCTGTTCGTGCGCATCGGCGCCGAGCTCGGCGCGACCGCCGGGTCGAACACGGACACCGCTCGCGTCGTGGGGCAGGTCGTCACCGGAGTTGGTTTCCTCGGCGCGGGCGTGATCCTGAACCGCGATGGTCTTGTGAAGGGCATGACCAGCGCGGCGGTGGTCTGGATCCTGGCGGCCATTGGCAGTCTGGTCGGTACCGGTCGCGGCGGAGAGGCGATCGCGGCGACGCTGCTGACGCTGGGCGTCCTGGTCGGCGTCAATCGCCTCGAGGGGGCGTATCGCAGCTTGCGCACTGGCGTGCACGCCGACGACCCGAGCGAGGAGCCCATGAGCGGACTGCCGCCCCCGGTGCGGGCGCGTCGAGAGGACGGCTGAGCCCCGCTTCAATCGTGACGAGTTGGCCGGTGACGCACCTTCACGGAAACGGCACCAAACTGCCCCACTCCGTCGCCTCCCGGTCGGACGACAGTCGACGCCCCGACCACTTGCAGGCGCGCGCGGCGACCTCGCAGTAACGGTCGAGGGCGGCGGGATCGGGGAGGTCGAGCTCACCTTGCAGCCACAGGTTCAAGAGCAACAGCTCCATGGGTGTGTTGCCGGTGCGCTCCCCGATGCCGAGGGCGCAGCCGTGGATGCGGTCGATGCCGTACTCGAGCGCCCAGAGCGCGTTGTCGAGGGCCAGCCCGCGATCGTTGTGGCCGTGCCAGTCGAGCCCGACACCGTCGATGCCCGTCTCGTCGATCAGCGCGCGGGTGAAGACCACCAGATTGCGCACGCCGTCACGCGTGGCGTGACCCACCGTGTCGGCCAGACACAGCCGCTTGGCGCCGGTCTCGAGCGCGCTCTTCCAGATCGTCCGCAGCGTCTCCGGCCGAGCGCGGGTCGTGTCCTCGGTCACGTACGCGACATCGACGCCCTCCCTCACCGCAAACGCGATGGCGTCGGTGCTCTTTTTCACGATGGACTCGAGATCCCAGTTCTCGGCCAGCTTCCGGATCTCACTCGTGCCGATGAAAGCGTAGGCCACGACTGGGATGCCGACCTTCTGCTGGATCTCCGCGATCGGCACGATGTCGGAGACGACGGTGCGAGCCGCCATCACGGGCGCGATGGCGAGCTTGCTCGAGACGATCTCGCGGCACGCGATCTCCGAATCCGAAAAATTTCGGAGCGACGCTGCCGGCAAGCCGACGTTCACCAGGTGAATGCCGAGCTCATCCATCAAGTGAATGAGCTCGACCTTGTCCTCGATCTTCGGGTCGATGACGGACGGATTCTGGATCCCGTCGCGCAGCGTCTCGTCCTGAAACGTCACACCCGCGTGCATCAGCTTGATGATGCTGCGCGCGCGGTTCCAGTCGTACGGAACGTTGCTCTGGCCGTTCGAGCCCATGACGATCGCGTTTGTAGCGCGGAAATTGTGCCGTTGCGAGCGGTGTCGCTGGAGCGAGCGGTCTTTCAGCGCCCTCCGGCCCCGTGCCGCAGCGTGCCGCCAGCCCAGATCCACTCGCCGCGGGCCGCGCAGACCTTCTTGATGCGCTCGTCCAGCGCACGCGTGAGATCGCGCGCCGAGGCCTTGTTGGTGTCGTTGTCTTTGAGCGCCTTCTCGCAGTCGAAGCCGCTGGCCGCTTCCAGGGACACGGCCTTGCCGTCCTTCGGCGGGGTGAGGCGAAGGCGCATCACATGGCGATCCTGTTCGTCCCTTGGCGCGTCGGGATTGTCCATGACCCCGACGGCGATCGGGATCTCGACCAGCTTGAGCAGCCGTTTGTTCCGCGCAACGTAGAGCGCGCGGGTGTAGAGCGCCGCACCCTCCTTCGACTCCTGGTGATGCGCACACCACACCGTCTCGTCCGGTTTGTCGCCGAGCTTCGCGGCCTCACAACCGTCGGAGACGAGCTCGACCTTCAGCTCGCGGGCGTACGCCCAGGCGTGGAAGTCCCACCCGGGATCCGTGACCGGGGGGGCGCCTGGCAGCTCGGGGGGCGCTTCGCTCGTGCTGGCTCCCGCGGCGGTGGCTGGCGGCGCGTCGTCCGACGTGGGCTCGGGGCTGCCGGAAGCCGAGCTCACGCTGGAACTGTTCGCAGGTACCGCGGCGCACGCGACGCTGAGCGAGGTCAGCAGGGGAAGCAGCCAACCACGGGTCATGGTCCGTTGCAGACGACCGTCGAGGTAACCGTCTTCTGCTGATTGCCGCCGCCGCCGGCGCAGCTGTTCGGGCAGAGGACCATCGCGTTCGAGGTCAGGTAGTAGTTTTGCCCGCCGCAGCCGGCCGGCCCTGAAACTTGGCTGAGCACCGAGCCATTCACCTGCCAGGTCACGGTGCCTGTGCCGCTGTTTGGCAACTCGAAACGACACGGCGACGCAGCTCTCTGGAAACCATCTCGCATCGATGCTGCGCTACTCGCGTACGAGGCGCTCCCGGTCCCGCCCGCCGCCGCGAACTGGTTGAGCACGGTGGTTCCTTGAAGATACGCACGGATCACGTAGGTCATGACACTCGGTGCGTTATCCACGGCGTTCTGGAGCATGCTCGACAGCGCACCGGAGCTGGACGGACACGAGTTGTTGCCGCTGTAGTCGCTGACGAGGACGAAGTTGCACTGTTTGTCCGGGTTGGCGGCGGCGAAGGTCTTGCAGGCCGAAATGCCGCCCTGGATGATGCCGTCCATCGGATCGCTCAGGCCGCTGCCCGAGGGCGGATTGCCGAGCGCGCTCTTGATTGCGCTGGCGTTGCCCGGCAGGAGCGCGATGGGCACTGCAGGATTGGAGAATCCGCTGCCGGAGCAATTGCCCTGCGTGAACGGGAAGAAATGTAAGCCGAGCGAGACGCCCGCAGAAGACGAGAGGTCGACGTACTGATTGACACCGCCGACGATGTTCTGCCAGTCGCCGCTCGCGACCATGCTCGTCGAGTGATCGACGATCGCGTAGAGCGCGACGGGTTTCGCTTTTGCGGTCGAGGTCCCCGGCGTGCACGTCGCGCCGCCGCTGCCACCCGAGCCGCCGGTCGCGCCGGTGCCGGCTGTTCCGCCGGTCGCGCCGGTGCCGGCTGTTCCGCCGGTCGCGCCGGTGCCGGCTGTTCCACCGGTCGCGCCGGTGCCGGTGGTTCCACCGGTCGCGCCGGTGCCGGTGGTTCCGCCGGTCGCGCCGGTGCCGGCTGTTCCGCCGGTCGCGCCGGTGCCGGCTGTTCCACCGGTCGCGCCGGTGCCGGCTGTTCCACCGGTCGCGCCGGTGCCGGCTGTTCCGCCGCCCGATGTGCCGCCACCGCCCGTGCTGGACCCGCCGGTCGCCGTCACGCCGCCGGTGTTGCTCGCTCCGCCGCTACCACTCTTGCCGCCGGTGGCGTTCTGCCCACCGCCGAGAAACTCGTCGTCGCTCGGTGCCAACACCGAACAACCCGTCGCGCCGGCAAGGGTGACGAGCACGATGCGCGGTGTCCAGCGACCAGAG from Myxococcales bacterium includes the following:
- a CDS encoding GNAT family N-acetyltransferase, whose amino-acid sequence is MDLNLLAHCLETRRLALRRFELCDAPALLELIETNRQHLERWLRWPVPLTTRAAVEAWLQRLQGPAKNLPLGMAVTLSATGELIGAAGLRLDREQPDSMLELSYFLSESALGHGYVSEAVECLTRHALEDLAAEDVQIRVDPLNERSVAVCLRCGYSLRSTLAADASGREQAVYGFR
- a CDS encoding ankyrin repeat domain-containing protein — protein: MTTPRESSEWSSVTAADGFAAHEAVQRHALADHAKASDWDRVLRELDARPDLVNSWRPGGQAWFTPLHHAARAGAPLDVVGRLMALGAWRTLRTRTGERPLEIALRHHHAHLVGPLEPTLIRAVPADALATLEAHFHAIIRERAADLVEQQALRLPALDVLLELAEPRMWCPVPGMYGGFSFWLERCGSDPVMITESWSRVVDGSGQRHEVTRAGVRVIAEGFV
- a CDS encoding FadR family transcriptional regulator; its protein translation is MSAENTENEVEPLERQSLVDRLTARLGEAILAGRYGRGATLPPERDLAKSLQVNRTSLKHALQRLEQLGFITTRHGIGSVVLDPTETAGARLLSYLVFRASGIDTTVLADLIEARTLLGAFLTRLAAERRADADVKHLGEVLRELAEVGDEPDEVQRLELVFFRQIMRATKNQIFVTLAGSMFAVYLGRAHVFREAFTDRVAVSRALEAVLAAIESKDGEAAERTAGDYLKKNGKALLEAARRNA
- a CDS encoding MYXO-CTERM sorting domain-containing protein encodes the protein MRKLTGAAALFSVLGILSCSAADDPTPDGLGESTGETTELLTGPCSAASVGQPCDPDGAAGPLLECGGICLANTSGLPACVALTTVGLKTLDGAACGTFSGIGSGPCANSCLNGACIAVAAKAGAACRPGNSINTNTCSGQCNGSGTCTAVVNACAYGRSGCKVNTCIVTSNGAGCQAVNLLNTTTCSDGNACTLTDTCDGAGTCTSATKKSCDDSNVCTTDTCNPNTGACLGQPNTNPCDDKNACTTGDTCASGACQPGKTPTDCDDKNACTADSCNPATGCAHVAKSCNDNNACTTDGCNPATGACTNTAVSCDDNDPCTTDACGATTGCTHTPITGCGDAGSGGSGGATGGTGGATGGSGGATGGSGGATGGTGGATGGSGGSATGGAAGSGGSATGGAAGSGGSATGGAAGSASGGAAGSATGGAAGSASGGAAGSAAGGAAGSSTGGSSTGGSSTGGKDGGVGGGKDGGTGNSSDDSGGCGCRVPTQSAPSSSWWLLAGLGALFARRRRG
- a CDS encoding GMC family oxidoreductase, giving the protein MTLSLPLVQETSTRPRRQPEPTTTAGVIARDAFGVRHAETARALMEAVIPGGPTLPKGDAAAADRLARMLGSFDGRSLRHYTKLLGLLDGFAMARHGRRFSALDPERRGALIWSLHSGGDPVRRALFLALTYPVKIAYFDDLGVHQSLGCVWEKPVAAERPPTWMQQVTAARDLPPGETLECDVVVVGTGAGGAVVAKELAEQGVAVLLVEEGDYHQRQDFTRRSMPATQQLYRDAGLTGVIGNAVIPVPLGKSVGGSTTINSGTCFRVPDWILENWRKDLGLLELTAEHLAPYYEKVERTLEVGASSKSARGPVSDVIGEGCDKLGWSHFPVRRNAPDCDGQGVCQWGCPTDAKRSMNVSYVPLALKRGAQLVTGLKVTEVLMERGRAVGVRGRALPDGRRVDVRARAVILACGALLTPVLLLKNGLANHSGQVGRNLSVHPATSVTALFDRPIRGYNHVPQGHGVDQFHREGILMLGASAPLDMGSTLFPFVGRRYVDLMEKYENVASFGVMVEDGPNGRVTLGPGKRPVTLYHLGKHERRLLAKGSAAIARIFRAAGATTCYTEIHGHDQLSSDADIERLERATPAGHDMTMVGFHPLGSCRMGKSASSSVVDTSYETHDVPGLYIVDGSVVPTSLAVNPQLTIMALATRAGELIAKRL
- a CDS encoding MgtC/SapB family protein, whose protein sequence is MLPAASRPCTDFASSACLGGGLSAKLGRRSGAVRCGTTSVQFVPVDSEFWLAQAIALVCGGLVGLERQLKGKPAGMRTSMLICAGTCLFVRIGAELGATAGSNTDTARVVGQVVTGVGFLGAGVILNRDGLVKGMTSAAVVWILAAIGSLVGTGRGGEAIAATLLTLGVLVGVNRLEGAYRSLRTGVHADDPSEEPMSGLPPPVRARREDG